The genomic DNA CACCGCCCCGCCCTGTCAAGGGGGCGCAAGTCGCGCTATGGCCGCTCGTAAGTGGTCGAGCCACAGGGCGCGCAGGGCCGGATGCTCCAGGGCCCCACGTGCCACGCAACGGGCGGGCAGGCCGTGGGCCGAAAGACCGCTCGTCCAAGAGCCGGGGGAATCGCCAGCGATGTCGCGGCGCACATGCATGCCCGGCGCGCTCAGAAGGGGGAGGAGCCATGCCCCGCGAGCTCCGCGCCGTCTGGCTTCGGCCGCTATTTCGGCGGGGCCTGGCCCGCCGCTCAAAAGCCCCAGGAAGACGAGCGGGTCCGCCGCGCGGGCTTGGGCGACGAGCGTTTCGTAAAGCATTGCGCCTTTGTGTCCGCTGCCATGACCTACGAGCACCAGGGCTTCGTCGGCCGCGCGTTCGGGCGGTATGATCGAGGGCAGCGCTCGGGCCGCGGCCCATGCGGAGGCGTCGTCGGCCAGCAAGGGTTGCCCCATGGCCAGTTCGTCGATCACCCCTTCGTTGCACAGCACGTGACAAGCGGCGAATGCATCCTCGTAATCCTGGCCGATGATGACGTGCAGCGATTGCACCGCGATGCGACGCGATCCCTGGCGGGCGAGTTCCCGGATGACCTGGGGGGGCGAGGGCATGTCCCGGCCAGAGCGCGAGAGCCGTTCGCGCACCATGCTTGAGGTGAAGGCCAGGGCCACGGGCAGGCCGGGGTACGCGACCCGCACGTCGTTTGCAAAGGCGGCGAAGCCTTCGTCCGAACCGGGCAGGACCGCGCCGTGCGCGGCGATGCAGATGGCGATGTCGTTCATGCGGGTGATCATTCGTACGTGGCCTTGGAGCAGAGGCCGTACGTGGGCGCGTAGCGGCTGTCAAGCTGGAGCAGACCACACGGGCCAATGGAAATAGCTGTCCGCCAAAGCGCGTCGCGTCTGACGCGCATGGGTCCCTTGCCAGCGTCCGGGTGGTCGCGTAAGAGGCCCGGCCATGCGTACTTGCATCTCCGACCGCCGCAAGGAGCGGATCAGGGAAGTTCTGGCCAAACGCCAAAAGGATCTGACCCTTGTCTTCGACAATGTATGGGACCCCCATAACGTCTCGGCCGTGCTACGCTCGTGCGATGCCTTCGGGGTGCCCGAAGTGCACCTGTACTATACCACGTCCGCCTTTCCCGATATCGGGCGCAAGTCTTCGGCTTCGGCCAGGAAATGGGTGCGCCGCACCCGCCACTCCGACGCAAGGGCCATGACGGCGCTGTTGCGCGAGAGAGGCATGCGTATTCTGGCCACGGGATTTTCGAAAACGGCCAAGCCCCTGACGGAGTGGGATCTGGCCGAACCCACGGCGATCGTCCTCTCCAACGAACACGGCGGGACCAGTTCCGAACTGCTGCCATTGTGCGACGGCATGATCTACATTCCCATGTCCGGCATGGTGCAGAGCTTCAACGTGTCCGTGGCCGGGGCGATCATCCTCTACGAGGCGTGGCGGCAACGCTTCGCCCAGGGGGCATACAATCGCCCGACCTTCTCCGACGAAGAGTTGGGGGCCCTGAACAGCGAGTGGTGCGGCAAGTGAGCGGCGAAAATAAGCACGACGAGGCGCGGCCGCGGACAGGTTCGGCCGCTTCGGGCGGGGGAGGGGGCATGCAAAGAGCCATCGAGGCAATCGCGGACGGCAAGTGCCTGATCTATCCCACGGAAACGCTCTACGCCATAGGTGGGGGGGCGTTTCACGCCGACGCCGCACAGGCTGTGGTGGACATCAAGGCCCGTCCCCAAACCAAACCTCTGCCCATCATCATCGGCAGCATGGAGCAACTCGGCATGATCACGGGCTGGTTCTCCAAGGCGTTCGTCAGGCTTGCGGACGTATTCTGGCCTGGGCCGCTGTCCGTGCTCGTGCCCACCGGTCGCAGACTGCCACGCCTCTTGCGAGACGAAAGCGGCTTCACTTCGGTACGCCTCAGCGCGCATCCGCTGGCTCGGGAATTGTGTCTGCGCTCGGGTATGCCGCTCATCGCCACTTCGGCCAACATCAGCGGCCAAAGCGCCCCGGCCACGCCGGATCAGATCGACCCGCGCCTGGCCCAAAAGGTGGCGGCCGTGGTCGCAGACAAACCCTGGCCAGCGGGCGGCCTGCCCTCCACGGTGGTCAAATGTCTGGGAACGAGGGAAGTGGCCGTCATTCGCGAGGGCGCGGTCTCGATCGCCATGCTTCGCGACGCGGGTTTTGTGGTGGCGCCGCTTCCGGACGACGGTTAAAAAAATTGAACTCGAGAACCCCGAAAATGCCGTGTGCGCGGGGGGAGGGTTAAAATTTTCGTACCGCAGGCGCGTTCCCCGAATACGAGGTTCATTGCCTAAGATCGTGAAAAAATGCGATATTTTTAATATGCGTGGGTTTGGCACGAAGCCTGCTAGAGTCTGGTCACCTTCCTTCTTTTGCCGAAGCCGACTTCTCGGGGTGGTCCCGACAAGTCGGCTTCGTGCTTTCAGGCTGCTGAAAACGTGC from Alkalidesulfovibrio alkalitolerans DSM 16529 includes the following:
- a CDS encoding sirohydrochlorin cobaltochelatase produces the protein MNDIAICIAAHGAVLPGSDEGFAAFANDVRVAYPGLPVALAFTSSMVRERLSRSGRDMPSPPQVIRELARQGSRRIAVQSLHVIIGQDYEDAFAACHVLCNEGVIDELAMGQPLLADDASAWAAARALPSIIPPERAADEALVLVGHGSGHKGAMLYETLVAQARAADPLVFLGLLSGGPGPAEIAAEARRRGARGAWLLPLLSAPGMHVRRDIAGDSPGSWTSGLSAHGLPARCVARGALEHPALRALWLDHLRAAIARLAPP
- a CDS encoding TrmH family RNA methyltransferase — its product is MRTCISDRRKERIREVLAKRQKDLTLVFDNVWDPHNVSAVLRSCDAFGVPEVHLYYTTSAFPDIGRKSSASARKWVRRTRHSDARAMTALLRERGMRILATGFSKTAKPLTEWDLAEPTAIVLSNEHGGTSSELLPLCDGMIYIPMSGMVQSFNVSVAGAIILYEAWRQRFAQGAYNRPTFSDEELGALNSEWCGK
- a CDS encoding L-threonylcarbamoyladenylate synthase codes for the protein MQRAIEAIADGKCLIYPTETLYAIGGGAFHADAAQAVVDIKARPQTKPLPIIIGSMEQLGMITGWFSKAFVRLADVFWPGPLSVLVPTGRRLPRLLRDESGFTSVRLSAHPLARELCLRSGMPLIATSANISGQSAPATPDQIDPRLAQKVAAVVADKPWPAGGLPSTVVKCLGTREVAVIREGAVSIAMLRDAGFVVAPLPDDG